In the Dermochelys coriacea isolate rDerCor1 chromosome 23, rDerCor1.pri.v4, whole genome shotgun sequence genome, TGGACACCACCTGGGCCCCGTTGGTCTCCAGGGAGTAGCGGCTGCACGGCAGGATCACGAATCCGCTCTCCGGGAGAAAGATGCGGAGGTAGCGGAATATCTGGGGAGAGAGGATTCGAGAGGAACCATGAACCGgggtgagaacccaggagtcctggctcccaggccccattgccctgctctaatcactggccCCCGGGCCGGGCCATGACCTGGGACTCACGTGGGTTTTCAGCGCCGTCTCCTGCTGGCGGCTGCGGCTCTTGAAGTACGGGCCGGCCCATTCGCCCAGCATGAGGGCACGGTAGGCGGCATCCAGGTCCCGGCGCCGGCGAAACGCCTCCACCGCCTCCCGCAGGTGGTGCTGCCTCCGGATGGCAGGGAGCGGGctagggggaaggagagaactgGGGTGCCACAGAGTCCTGATCACAGCCCCCCACCTCCgcgcccctccccagctctgccagtgcccctcactcccgacccgcagccccctgctagcccggccctgggctccccccggctctgccggtgcccctcactcctgacccacagccccgccctgaCCTGACGTTCATCTTGTGGGTCTTGAAGCCCAGGTAGGAGTCGAGCACCAGGCTGGTGGCCAGGTCGTCATTCTCACACAGCTCCTTGGCCGTCACCCGCGTGGAGCCCATGGTCCGGCCAGACGCATGCTGCTGGCCGCTgcgcgcgggggggggagaggggcgtgAGCAGGACAGACAGGAGCAGCCCCGGAGCCCCACccctgggggaccctgcagctcccccggGCCCTCAGCATCTCTGCCCCACCCAATTCGGGCAGAGGATGGCAGAGGCGGGGCATTTGGGGCTGGGCcgcggcccctctggggtggcGCGAGGGGACGGGGGAGCCAGGGATCCCTGCAGGGAAgagcagcccagcaccccctactCCGTCCctccgctcccagccccaggggcaCCGCTCAGGCTCGCAGAGCCCCAGCCCCCGGGGGGTCCCTTCAGCCAGTAAGAGGGACCAGGAACGCGACAAAAACAGGAGCCTGCAAACCCCCCAGAGGCCACATGCAGCAGCTCATTACTGGttcccccagcgcccccccccgccgAGCCGGGGAGGGAACcccggagtccgggctcccagcccccacccaggaGCTGCGCAGCCGCCGACCTGCGGGGGCCCGATCCGCGGGGCTGGCGGCGCGGGGACAAACCCCGGGGGGCTCCATGGCGCCGccgccgggactcctgggttctcgcccCACTGGGCCACGtggctccgtgcctcagtttcccctcttcgggccgggagcggggggggggttccgCGGCCCCACCCCAGACAGAGCCGCCCCCGCTGCCCCGCGGCGTGTGGAGAGCagcgcccggggggggggcggctggcAGAATGGGGGGGTCCCGGGGGAGCGGGCGGCGGCGCTGGGGGGGGCACCTGGGACAAtgggggggtggttagggagGAACCGCcatcgcccctccccccgccgcgcGCCCCGCACCCGCTCGCGCCTCACCTgccccagccgccgccgccgccgcctcctcggCCTCTCTCTCGCCGCCCCCCTGGCGGGGCCCCCTcgcccctcgccccgcccccgcGCGCGACCCATTGGGCCCGACCCGGCCCCGCCGCTTCCCATTGGGCCAGCCCGGGTGCCTGGCGCTCCTTGCCCCGCCTCCTCCGCGGCCCGCCCCTCCACCCTCCGGCGGCCATTGGGTGTTCGCAGTGTTTGTCACCCGCTCGCCCCGCCCCCCTCACCCGCCCCGCCGGACTTTCGACTCTTTCCATTGGCGCGACCAGGTGTCTGTCAATCTTTCGTCCggccccttctctccccattgGGTTCCTGGGGAATCGCACAACCACCACCCGCCCCGCTCCTCAGACGCTTCCTATTGGACTACTCGGGTGCCAATCCTTTTTTCCTGCCCTCTGGAGTCCCGTTGCTCTCTTTCTTAGCATCTCCGGGATCTATAGGTTTGCCCCGCTATCAATCTAATCTCACTCCCGCCACTCACCGAGAAAGGACCGCCTCGCGGCCTCTACCAGCGTCCATTGGTCGAAGCCCCTGTCGATCATCCTATTCCTACCCCGTACTCCCAGTATCCTCTCTGATTGGTCCTGCTTCTTCTTTTCTATTGGACAGTCAATCTGGCAATCACTACGCTTTGTCACACCCAGCCGCAAACCGGCCCATACTCCTCATTGATTGGCCCACTCCCTCTGATTATTGGCTCTAACAGCTGCCAATCATCTATTGTTACCCAGGTAGCCCACGTGGGTTACTAGTGGGGGGGTGTCTCAACAAAATTTTATTGACAACCTGCTCAAGTGCACAAGAGCCCTGAGTTCCTGTAGGCCCTACAATAAACACTTGGTAAACATATTGGCCACTTCTCATGGTGTAAATAAAGATAGACACAGGCAGATGGAAAAGGAAGCCCCTGGGTCCAAGGCCAAGCAATTTTATCACCAGCCCCTCTCAGGCATGTATAGGCCTTGCATTTTTGTAGGCCCTACAGTAAACACTTCATGAATATTTCTcaagctttaaataaaaaataattaaaaagaaaaaggaaacaggcTCAAAACAAGACAAGCGGGTCAGCATTGCGCCAGCCCCTCTCAGGCCTTGAGTTTTGGTAGGCCCTATGGTAAACATAAACCTTCACCAGCAATTAAGTCCAAGCGAGGGGATTTCAGAGGTGGGAAGGGGAACCAAACCGGGTACAGGGGAGGAAGACTCCTCAGAGACACACGCTGAGACGGGTACGGAACAGTCTACGGTGGGGAGCAGCTGCTAAGCCGGGCGAGGGGGGTCCCTGGATAACtagcccctgtgccccaccccagaggcagtcGCATCTCAGTGTCCCCGTATAAACTCATTCCTGGCTCCAGGACACCTGCAGGCCAGGCAGCGGATATGGCCAGGCCAAGGTCTCCGGACGTCAGCAGGAACAAGCTGTCAGAGGACTCTCACACCCTGGCCCGACTCCCTGGGGAGCCGACTGGGCTCGGCTGGGATGGAGCCTGTTGTCGATTGACCCCCAGACCACCCCGAACCACTGGTGAGGCCCAGATGTCGGAGGAGGGATCTGCTGAGGACAGGCTGACTGTGGGGCGGGATACAGGGTCTTTCCCCACTAGAAGCGCCGTCTCTGATTTGGCCCCCCCCTCTAGAcgccactcccctctcagagccagggaaagaacccaggagtcctgagtctgTGATTTTAAGAGCATTCAACAATCTCCTGCCCAATGTGATGGTAGAGGCTGGCTGTGGGCGCAGAGCCCGCCCCGTGTTCTGTTGGGGTGAGCCCTGCCGCCCTGCCCCGTGGATAATCCCTCCCAGGTACAACCCTCCACACCCTGCACTTTGGCCTCAGCCAACTCCCAGAGCTGCTCTCTGTCCCTGGGGTGGGACCATGCCAGGTGACAGGGTCCCTGTGCCTCCAGCCACGTGCGGGGGCAAAGAAGCCGGGCGGGCAGCTCAGGAGATGTCTCTGTGAGAGAGGCTCAGAGGGGTAGGTATGTATCAGCCCGATCTCAtgtgagggaaactgaggcactgagccagGGAGCTGAGGTCAGAAGTGGTCGCAGCAGGAAGGgaacccaggctcccagcccccactgctctaacccctagaccccactcccctcccagagctgggatagaacctcctccagcccagatcctggtgggggggggagagatattTCTTGCTCCTAAGTACAGCCCAGCCAGGTGTCTCTGAGACCCCCCCTCCagcactccctcctccccagggcaGCAGCATGGGGCAGCCCCGACCCTCCTGCATGTGGGGGAGGGACATTAGAGGTGACCTGTGCCTTTAAatagtgggagggggctggggtgggggatgtttTAAAGGGCTCCCCCAAGCTGCAGTCTCTctttggtgggggggagagaacccagccttctggagagggaaggaatggggggggtgggggctctccTCCCTCACCAGAGTCTCACCCCCTTTCTCCTGTTTAGGTCTCTGCCAtgtggggctgggccctgctcccCATCCTGCTGGTCATCTGCGGCACCGTGGGCTTCTGGGTGGTGTAAGTAACATGTATGGGGGGTAGATGAGCCCCCCATTCTGCctggggctccctgcctgccttaggtggggaatggggcatggggcctttcccctctggggggtgctggctcccatccagccccagggcaggggctggctgactCAGGGGGTAGAGAATGGGGTCTGGGGTCTGTCCCCTCTAGGGGATGGGTGAGAGGGAGGACACTGAGGAGGGGGTTCGATGGGGTGACTCTGAGGCCCTCgtctcctgctccccttcccttcGGGGCCAGCTtggtcacacacacacccctgtttCCCCACAGATACGCCATGTCCGTGGCCAATGGGTCTGTGAACGTCACAGTCATGTTCCCGTATATCAGGTAGGTGGGTCAGATGCTGATCTCAGTCCCTGGGATCAATCCGGAGTCACACCTGTTTGCACTGGGGGCAGgactggattctgatctcagcccccAGGGGACAATCCAGATTCACAGCTGACTGCAGTGCGGGTAGGGCTGGGTTCTGATCTCAGCCCCCAGGGGacaatctggagtcactcctgtTTGCACTGGGGGCAAGGCTGGGTTCTGATTTCAGCATACACACCCCTGCTGCCAGGGCAGCGAGTGATTGGGCAGGGTCAGAGCCCGGCTGTATCTGTTGGGGTCTCTCTCAGGGATTTCTCTAGACTGCCcgctgaatttccccaacaccccccccccatttacatgcagtgttgccagttTAGTCATGGGTTGGAAATGTGAATGGAAATTGAAACCTGAATCCACATTTTGAAAGCATACCCACTGTCTGAGGAAAAGCAGAAGGGGTTGAAAAAGAATGAACCAGGACTCGCCGCCTCACGCAGCCGTTATTTACGACAACGTCAGCCCATTTGGTTCGGCTGTCTTGGCCAGCCTCCTCGTTTCAACCGATGATTTAAGAGCCAGGTCGGAGCGAGCCCTCCCCCGACAGCTCGTGATGAGCCAGGGGTGGGTGGagaaggcttcaggaccagacggTATTTACACGAATGCACCGGCTCCGCCGTGGTGTCCGGCAGCCGGAGCTGTGCTGTTGGCGTGATCGATTTTGGCCGGTGTTGGTTACAAATCACCCAAGTATTAAATGTGGGGGGTCATGACCTGTTCTGGTTGTCGGAGTAAAGGACAGCAGAACTGTCCTTAGCCTGCCTGCACAAGGGGGTCTCCCTCGGGGCTTCCTtcgtgccagggctgagcccccgGCCGTGCGTAGCCCTGGGGCCTCCGGGCTTGTTGCGTCCGTTATGAAAGTAACAAACTTGcgtgagccccggcacctctttcctTAGGATTTAAGCCCCAGTCACCTGCTAAGCAGGAGGTTTGGATGCCAGATCCTAGcacagggaggggggggggggccaccGGTGTTTTGCTAGGTGGGGTGGGCACTATTTGACCTGCTCCTGTTTcgagacagagctgattaggctccattgAGCGTCTTGCGGTTGAAGCGACGGCTAAAGCTGAAATCACGGATACTCCGGTCTAAGACCCGCTGTGGGACGGTGTTTCTGTGGAGGAGACGCCCCCGCCTGCACTAGCAGCgagatttcccccccacccccgagagctgaaatcactgagtgccgGGGGGAACGACGAGAGCCCGACTCGCAGGGGTCCCGGTGGCAGCACAAGGTGACGGTGCAGGGCCACTGGGGACGGAGCCGGGCAGTGAACGGTGGCCCGACAAGCAGCGGCCAGAGCCTTGGACGATGTTTCCGTGACTTCGCTCCAGGATGagagatttgtgactgggaaacgTGTATAAACACGTTTCCTGGTAGGCCAAGATTTGTAAAATGCATTATTGGCCACGGACGTGCTCCCCACATCATCGCTAGCTCAAGAGGTCGTTATCTTGGGGAGTGTCTGGACTCAACTTTTTGattattctaattatttttcGGTCAAAACGGCcagcctgggtcagaccaatggtccctctagcccagtgtccAGTCTGCCGACCGTGGCCAGTGCAGGGCGGCCCAGAGGGAACGACCAGGACAGGGACTGGTGCGGCGATCCATCCCCTGCCGTCCGGCGCCGGGCGATCAGAGGCAGGGGATGCTCAgcgcatggagttgcatccctgcccgtcctggcATTTTTcggtttttactatggtgccatccagcccacctttgccctcacggtctcacccctcgtcggccctcccccaccccgccccatccATTTCAGTTCCCtggtctctctcctctttcccagcaCCTGCGGATCTGACCCTCCCCAGAGCTGCATCTTCGGTCAAGTGCTGAACATGGGGGCGTTCCTGGGTAAGTGACCCTGGAATCAGCCacctctagggggcgccggctcccatccagccccagggcagggactgactagctcaggggggcagggaatggggcctgGGGCCTGTCCcatctagggggcgctggctcccacccggccccaggacagggactggcgggctcaggggggcagggattggggcctGGGGCCTGTCCCATCTAGGGGGCGCCGGCTTCCACCCGGCCCCaggacagggactggctggctcaggggggcagggaatggggtgcggggcctgtcccctctagggggcgccggctcccacccagcccagggcagggactggctggctcaggggggcagggaatggggtgcGGGGCCTGTCCCatctagggggcgccggctcccacccggcccagggcagggactggctggctcaggggggcagggaatggggtgcGGGGcatgtcccctctagggggcgccggctcccacccggccccaggacagggactggctggctcagggggcagggaatggggtgcggggcctgtcccctctagggggcgccggctcccacccggcccagggcagggactggctggctcaggggggcagggaatggggtgcGGGGCCTGTCCCatctagggggcgccggctcccacccggcccagggcagggactggctggctcagtggggcagggaatggggtgcggggcctgtcccctctagggggcgccggctcccacccggcccagggcagggactggctggctcagggggcagggaatggggtgcGGGGCCTGTCCCCTTTAGGGGACACCGGCCCCTCTGACCTGGGCTGTCTCCGCTCCCAGTCACCCTGATCAGCTACCTGAGGTTCCAGCAGGTTCGGGACTGGGGGTGTCCCTGCGCCCTGAACACGGccggcctctgcctggggctgctcTGTGCCCTAGGAGCCTCTGTCGTGGGCAACTTCCAGGTACGGtgctggggggcactggggggggagggaggctcagCTGTGGGTGCTGTATGGGGGAACCAGGGGagtccagcagggggcaccgtgcagagggaggggatcccagcggggggagggagcgctgtgggggggggactgtgtgtgggggtgaggagcCCAGCGGGGGGGAGcactgtgtgtggagggggggctgtatgtgggggtggggagcccagcggggggggtgctgtgtgtgtgtggggaggggggctatgTGTGGGAGTGGGGAGTCCAGCggggggggtgctgggtgggggcgctctcccacctgctcccttcctgccttGGCAGCTAAGTAACCAGCTGGAGACTCACATCTTTGGGGCGTTTCTGGCCTTCGTCGTGGGTGTTGTTTATTTCTGGGTCCAGGCCGCGCTGACCAAACGGGTGAAGTCGCATCCTGGCGGGCGTTGGATCGGACCAGCCCGGTTCTGTCTCAGTGCGGGCAGCACGGCCCTGCTTGTGGCCAGTATCCTTGgcgtggaggggcaggggcagggctggggggagcccagagccgggtgagcagggggctgtgggttgggcgtgaggggctggggcggggggagctcagggcagggtggCAGGGGGCTATGGGTCGGCgtgaggggcaggggcgggggacTGTGGGTCGAcatgaggggcaggggcagggctggggggagctgagggcggggtggcagggggctgtggtcaGTAtgaggggcaggggcgggggacTGGATCGGCgtgaagggcaggggcagggctggggggagctgagggcgtgaggggcagggggctgtgggtcggcgtgaggggcagggctggggggaactGAGGGCagggtggcagggggctgtgttcagtatgaggggcagggctgggggagcccagggccgggcgagcagggggctgtgggttgggcgtgaggggccgggatggggggagctcagggcggggtggcagggggctgtgggtcggcgtgaggggcaggggctgtgggtcggcgtgaggggcagggctg is a window encoding:
- the TMEM150B gene encoding modulator of macroautophagy TMEM150B isoform X2, producing MWGWALLPILLVICGTVGFWVVYAMSVANGSVNVTVMFPYISTCGSDPPQSCIFGQVLNMGAFLVTLISYLRFQQVRDWGCPCALNTAGLCLGLLCALGASVVGNFQLSNQLETHIFGAFLAFVVGVVYFWVQAALTKRVKSHPGGRWIGPARFCLSAGSTALLVARLGLRSEAAACEWSLALTLFVLFGLFAVDFRYIESCSVGLQHRAPPTALELGAASTQTLAL
- the TMEM150B gene encoding modulator of macroautophagy TMEM150B isoform X1, which produces MWGWALLPILLVICGTVGFWVVYAMSVANGSVNVTVMFPYISTCGSDPPQSCIFGQVLNMGAFLVTLISYLRFQQVRDWGCPCALNTAGLCLGLLCALGASVVGNFQLSNQLETHIFGAFLAFVVGVVYFWVQAALTKRVKSHPGGRWIGPARFCLSAGSTALLVAMFALHGLGLRSEAAACEWSLALTLFVLFGLFAVDFRYIESCSVGLQHRAPPTALELGAASTQTLAL